The stretch of DNA TGGTTGCTTAGCCTTGCAATGATCTTCACATCGATCTTCGCATTGTATCCTGCTGCCCAGTGGAATGCTCCGCCGTTGTCCACTCTCGAAGAGTCTTTCTACTACACACTCACCCGAGTGGCATGGCCATTGGCCCTTTGCTGGATCGTCTTCGCCTGTATGCAGGGCCATGGTGGTCTGGCAAATAGTTTTCTATCCTCCCCGATGTGGCAGCCTCTCTCCAGGCTCTCCTATTCCGTGTACATCTGGCACATGTTCTTCCAGGTAGTAAATTACAGGATCCTACGGACCAATACCTATATATCGGATTACAATGTGGTAGGTTTTGATTCCAGTATAGGGTTGAAATTGTTTGAGTAGAACTAACATAAATTACTATTTTACAGATGCTGAAGTTCTGGTCCGACTTTGGATTCACTCTATTGATGTCGTATGTGTTATACATTATAATTGAGGCACCTTTGGGCGGAATCGATAGTCTTCTACGACTCATGAGGAAAAGTGTTTCAGCCGATGTACAGCCGCATCAATTGAATGACGGAAGGAATGTGGATAAGCCCGAAGTGCCCAGGGAAGCGGAAAAAACGACTGCCTCTGAATGGCAATAGATGCTAATACCTAAATGTGTTACAGTACATCAagtaaaaattgttttgtttgtattgtaGCATTCATTTTTGAGCAATATTTATTCGAATGAATTGAATAAAACGAGCTGGAACGTTTTAAAAACCGTGCTCAGTCAATATGTGAGCTATGTGAGCTTTATGTAACTAATACGTACAATATATTACGGCATAAATGCCGGAACTTGTATCGGAGCCTGTCGATCTCATTTAGTATCGAATTTTTAGGACAGAATTAATTTCTTAGTTTGatcattccttttttttctgccacttGTTATGAGAGATGGaaaaacagagacaaagaTAGTTATGGCTAGTTATGTTTGTAACTAGCCTTTTGTCCGCCTATGGTGCGCTAGGCGTACTCAGCTGTTGCTCATCGCAacaatatttttacatatgtatgtatgtatgtacatatgtatgtttgtatgtatgtatgtagttatgTTGCCTGTGCGACAAGTAAAAGGCTTTGGAGGTTTCTCTTATAAGAGTGTTATTAGAATCTTACGGCTTGAACTTAGGGCTATTTGAGACTGCTCCTTGGCCTAATCTATATTCCGACACAGGTTGGACCTTGGATTTCACTCTCGAGGGTATATTTCCCCTTGCACGCCGCTTGGGTCGACGTCGCGCGGCCACGGCCGACGCTGCCAAGCAAACAACGAGACTTTCGTGCACGCGGTGCCCGTACTTTTCCATGGGCGTCTCCGATGCTTTCCACCTGCTTCGTAACGGGATCAGACACTGCCTGTCTGATCCGATCTTCCCTCTGCTCTCTCGTGATTCTCCTCTCCCCTCCGCCCGAGTTTTCACACAATTCTCTCATCGCTCTGAGAGAGAGCCCTCAGCCAATTTGCCGTTATAAACAGACTTGCCTTAACCCTATGTGTGTGAGGATATTTTTCCTCACAAGTTCTAATATAATTTTTCTACTTCGTTTATCCAAAAGGGTAGAGAATCATGGCTAAATCAACTAGGACATTGAAGCTGGTCGATGCTGGTCATGCTGTCACAAGACTATCCCTAACCTCTTCGATTACCGTGTATAAGTACAAACAGCTCTGCCAAGTCCCATGATCATTGGGCAGAGTTGTGTCCTGTCAATCATCACGAATCTATAGGAAAAATAGTAAATTGCATGTGACTTTCTACAATTCTGCTAATTTAATTCTTTACAAAGAAATGGAACGCACATATCAACAGAGCCCACTGAAATCCAttgaacaataaataaattaaacgatTACTTGtgaaaagtataaataaacaagATTTGTGCTTCCGACTACGCCGAAATTATACTGATTAGCAGAACTTATCAATGATGTTCGATTGAATTAAGTGCTTCGTTGTGCTAGTCTGAGTGAGTATCTAGATAGTCTTATCGCCAGACTGCCTTTGAAGTTCTCCTATAAAATCACTGGTAAATGGTGACACACAATCAATCGAATAAGTATTAGAATGGTGAACGTTATAGTCACTCTGTTTGTCTGCGGACTGCTAATTGTTAGTGCCGCACAACTAAAAGACGGAGATGTTCCACAGGATTACCAGCGTCTGATGGAGCTGCGCTCGCTGGGAGTAGAGTTTGCCGAACATTTCCGCAATGCAACGCTCTCGGACTTGGATCTATTTCACCCACGAGTACCCAGTCAAGAGGATCTGCTGTGTCTGGCGGACATGGCTCAATTCATGCAGGCATTGACAGCTGGAAAATTGTGGGCACTGAAGAGTAAGTGAATAACAAAACATTGAATTCCAGTGAGTGTGATCtaaatttgataattttgtGAGCAGTGATCGATGCCTGGGGCTCTATTCCCTCGGGTCTACTCTACGGCAACGCATTTCATCTCGGTAACTTCGATGAGTGCGTCAAAATCAGCAAGGAAGTCACCAGCAGTCACCGCATAAGTGGAAAGTACTGTTTTCTCATCGTACCCATTAGCTCTACAAGTCAGAGTGCGGCGCTAGGATCCAGTACTCTGAGGATAGGGTCTTGTTTTCCGGCTTCATGCTCTGCCGCTCATATGGATACGTTTATTGGCCAATTGATGCAGAAACTATTCAACTCGAGTAGCACAAGCATAAGAATTAGCGAGACCAGCTGCCAGACAAATGAATCGAAACCCTGgaatggcatgcaaattttcacAGTGTAGGTACTACCCTGAGGTATGAAGAGAATGTTCTTGACTTACCTTCTTCTGGATTGCAGTGTGCTTCTTGGCCTTATGGGTTCTATTGTGGCATTGTGCACAATGTACGACTACTTCTTGTGTCAGGATCAAAGTAAGTAACTGATAGAACTGATGATGAATGAATTACCTTGATGTTTGATTTTCAGACCGGGTTCCAGTGACTGTGAAGATTTTCTCGGCACGTGCCAGTTCCCGAGTTGTCTTCCGCATTGTCGACAGCAAATCGAATCCGAATATTATTAGTTGCCTGGATGGAATCCGCTGCATTTCCCTGATCTGGGTGATTTTTAGCCacgaatatatattttcggtATTTTCGCCGAATATTAATAATCTCTTTGTTATTTCGGTTAGTTCCAGCCTTAGGGTATAAACACAAATGATCTTTAATATCCTTTCTTTATGTTCTAGTGGGCCGTGCAACCCTTTTCCAGCTTTATTCTGCACGGTTTTTTTTCAGTAGACTCATTTTTCTTTATCGGTGGCCTGCTGGTGGCAATGGTTGCGCTTCGATCAATGGAGAGGTAAATTTTGGAATGGTTTTAAATCCATCAAAACTCATTCCTATCTTTCTGTCAGATCCAATGGAAAGCTGAATGTGCCGTTGATGTATCTGCATCGGTTCATTCGAATTGTTCCGATCTTGGCAGTGGCCATTCTTGTGTACATGAATCTGATAACTCTTATCACAGACGGACCACTAGCCTCTGGGGAGTATACTGGCAAAGAAGCCTGCGAAAAAGGCTGGTTCTGGACGCTGTTGTTTGTGCAAAACTATGCATCAAACAATATTGTAAGTCATAGGACTCTGTTCCTTCCATTGATTGATaagattacatttttgttttagtgcCTTGGTCATTCCTGGTACTTGGCCGTGGATATGCAACTATACATCCTCTCTCCCCTTCTCCTGATTGCTCTCTATAAGTGGGGAAAGAAGGCAGCCGCTGGCATTGTGGTACTAATAGTGCTTGTCTCGTGTTGCCTTTTTGCCACAATGATGGTCAACAATTTCTCAATGCTCATGAAGTGTGTTATCtatctttctgtgtgtctttGAACTCTTTTGACCTTATTTTACTGCAGGAACGGAATGGCAGGAGATGCCAGCAAGAAACTGTACTCAGCCACGCACACGCATTCGGCTCCTTGGCTTATTGGATTTGTCTTTGGGTACTTCCTCCACCTTAATAGGGGCAAGAAATTCCAGTTAAGCCGGATTGCCGTGTGGTCCGGATGGTTGCTTAGCCTTGCCATGATCTTCACATCGATCTTCGCATTGTATCCTGCTGCCCAGTGGAGTGCTCCGCCGTTGTCCACTCTCGAGGATTCTTCCTACTACACACTCACCCGAGTGGCATGGCCATTGGCCCTTTGCTGGATCGTCTTCGCCTGTATGCAGGGCCATGGTGGTCTGGCAAATAGTTTTCTATCCTCCCCGTTGTGGCAGCCTCTCTCCAGGCTCTCCTATTCCGTGTACATCTGGCACATGTTCATCCAGGAAGTGAACCTCAGAAACCTACAGACTAATTCTTATTTATCGGATTACAATGTGGTAAGTTTTAGTTCCAGTCGTGGGTTAAAAGTGTTTGCCTGGAACCAAcattacttttaatttttcagATGCTTAAGTTCTGGTCTGACTTTGGAATTACTCTATTGATATCGTATGTGTTGTACATTATAATTGAGGCTCCTTTGGCCGGGTTTGATAGTCTGCTTGTTCCCCGGCCGAAGACTGTTAGCCAGACAGCAGCTCCCATGGAACCAAAGGTAGATTTAAACGATGCCCCAGtccagcaggagcagtcgAATGACAACGAAACCAGGAAGCAAGATTTCCCTAAAGCGATGGAAGCAGAAGTCCCACCGTTTGCCTCTGTTTAGTTTTAAATAATGTTATTTTAGTCTATTATTTTCTGATGTAAGAAtcttaaaatttcattaaatgttttcttatcTATAACAGATAATAGTTGGACTTATCATTTAATACTAAGATCGGGCTATTGACCAGATGTCAGTCTTTGAAGGGCCTTCACATGCTTTACCGCCAAATGACTCTTGAAAATGACACTCTAATGTGTGAAAATATTAACGAAATTCGCTTAAGTAGCCAATAAATCGTATATAACAGATGTCTGATTATGTCACTAACCATGACTATCACAAAATAGTGGTTGGGTACGTGATTGGTAAATACAATGCGTTTAAAGAAGCAAACAATAATATTTCAGGACATTTACCATCCAGAGTTCAGTGTACAAAACTAATGAATCAGAACTGACTGATTTCTGATCTTTGAGTATCAGGAACAGACGGTAGACATCCAAATGTACTTATTCTGAAATCAAAGgtcaacatttttatggctatTGGCCAGTCAGACGCACAGGAAAATCCCTAGCTACTCAATACAAAAAACGATTAACAAAAAATGATAAGCAGTCACAACAAAATAGCGTTCCGTCTACCTAGAACTGCCACTGATTAAATACTATCAGGGAGTTTCTCATGAACTTAGCTTCAGAACTACCTGTCTGATCGGCGCTTTCTGTGACAAGGCTGATTTTAATCGACTACTCAACGAGTGAATGCTTATCTCAGATGGTTGAAAACCCCTGATTACACTTAAGGCTCTTGCCAGCTAAAATCACCAACACCTGCAATCGAATTTGTGTTACCATGGTGAACGCTATAGGGACTCTGGTGGCCTGCGGACCGATAATCGTCAGTGCTACGGAATCAATGGACAGAGTTGTCTTGTAGGGTTACGAGCGCCTAATGGGATCTCGCGCGCTGGGAGTCGAGTATGGCGAACACTCACGGACTTTGATCTGTTCCTCACCCGATTAACCAGTCAAGAGGATCTGTTGTATCTGATGGCAGTTGGGCGAAATGTTTGGAATTCAGATTGATGGATTAAAAACAAAGCCAGCTAAGATTGGATTATGCTTTCCGGCTTCGTGCTCTAACGTGGCCACTGGCCCTTTGTTGGATCGTTTTCGCCACTTTCGAGACTCTCGTATTCCGTGTACATCTGGCACATGTTCCTGGTGGCGgtaaacaccaaaaacactAGAACCAATACGGACTTTTCCGACTATACTGTGGTAGGTTATATCTGTGAACGATCAAATCTTTtgtattaaaattaattttgcagaTGCTCAAGTTTTGGTCCGATTTTGGCTTCACCGTTTTGATGGCGTATTTCTTTTACCGCATCATTAAAGCACCCTTGACTGGTTTGGACAGCATTCTTCGACCCAAAGGCACATCTAAGGCCAAAGCTTTTTTTCCCCATAGATAACTGGAGGACTCTAAGCAAACGAACACCCAATActaatttgctgctgcaaattaGATTATAGGAACATTAGATTATTCgcttatttttgttgagtttttatttttttgtacctCAAGTGGAAGTTCTGCCAAAACATTCTCAAGCATTTAGTTGTTGGGGTAGAccatgaatggaaatggacttATCGAAGCTTCGTCTCGACTGAGCGCCTCTGACTGAGTAAGACATTTATGTACGTACTCCTGCATTTCCGACTGAAAtggctccttctcctttccCACAGTCTTTAGTTGCATGTTTTGTGTAAATTTAAGCCTGAAAACAAATGGAGAACTTCTTGACTCGAGTCCACTTCGCTTAGCccaatgccataaaatatcGTACAAGTATATTCTGCCCCGCGAAGGTGCACCAACTGTGTGcagtgagtgtgtgttcgGCTTCCATGGCTGCTAAGTTGGCGGGGCCGACAAACCGATCTGAATCCGGATCCGAATTCGAGCTCCCCCACTGcgcatattttatggcagTTACGCGGCGGCTCCCGGGCAACTTAATTAGTGCCTGCTGGTGCGCTTCGACTCCAGCTCTGGCCCTGGCActggctcaggctcaggctctggCTTTGACTTGCATTTCCACTTCGATTACGACTACAACTGCTGGTGGGATAGGGACAGGAGCTGGCTTCGGTTCCGTCTAcgggtgcagctgcagctgcattgcACCTGACATTTAACATTATTACGCGGCACCCCCAGCGAATACGAAATGAACGCTCGTCCGTGGCAGCCATTACAGGCAGCGCCTTAAAGCTCTGCTCCACTCGCATTTAAGCGGTGTTAAGCTTAATGTGCACCACATTGACGCCATGCCACATGGTGCAgcttgctggttgctggttgccgGTTACCAGTTACCGGTTGTCCGGGGACAGGGGCCGAAGGCAGAGTTCGGTTGCGTGTTCCATTGCATTTGGATGCATTTAATGGGTTATTGGGCACACATTTGTGCGGGCTGGTGTGTGGTGGGTATGGGTGTAGGTGTGGGCCACTTACAACTCGTTGAGTTGCCTACAATTGAAAATCGATCCACGCAGACCGAAATACACTCTGAATAGGAGTGCTTCTGCCCATTGTAATCGCATTTTCTGATTCTCTGTCCAAGGCGAGAGCTGCTGCAATAAGCTACTGTAATAAGCCTTGACAATTGCCTGGAAAGCGATCCGAGGGTAGTTCCTTTGACGTTGCTTCCAATTAGCAAGAGTCAACTGCTCATGTAAACATATCCCGATATAACTTTGCAATTCaggccctgctcctgctgcttctgctgctgctcctcctgcttagCCAGCAGAAGAAGTACAAAGaacttttgtgcacatttctgtttattattgTATAAATCAAAAGATAAAGTTGCACACAAACTTCCTGCTGCCAGACCCGGGGACTGTGTCTGGTCTGCTGCTGGGGTTTGGATGGGGGTTTggctgaatctgaatctgagtCCGTGTCCTGTTTGCATGTGGAGGCACAGTACGTAAACTAAACGAAATGCACACAAAGTCTCATGTATAGCTGAAGTCGTGCATGTTTGTGgcattataaaatatatctgGGCAACAGTGTAGTACCCCCTTAACCCCCTCGACTCACTCTCCCTTgcactgtttttgttgtgttttgtccAATTTCAAAGTTGGTAATGGCAAAGTGGCGATCCTGCTACCTCTGtgccccagctgctgctgctgctactgttgctgtttttgcttttgttgccacatttaaatggcaaactTCACCGGACATGCTTCATAGCTCTAATTATACATGCGCCTTTCTAGGAACGCCTTCCGCCAAGAGGGAGTAGAGAAAAAAAGCggaagaaaaacaacaataagcCAACTCGAatggcaaaaccaaaagctaTGGCCCAAGCAgaagcaatggcaatggcaatggccagaGCTCTGCTTGTTCCTATTTTGGTTGTTGCAACCCAATAGCATGACTACAATGCCATACCCTAGCAAACCGTGCCTCAGCATGGTGTTTCAGTATACAAACGGAGCAGCCGCCAATATCGATTAACTATCTAATATAAATATCATGCTTGACTAAATCATGTGAGCTCCTTGGAAATTATTGATTTGAAAGGGTAGGTAAATCATCCACTCTCCTCGCAGCTTgacttttcttttcgttgctGTTCTACAAAGCTTCGGCTGTTGTTTTGGTTATTTGGCCCTCTGCCAAGCAACGCGTCGTATGCACAGCGTGGCCTGCAATTTTTCTAACCACatctaaacacacacacacacacacatatatgagTGAATTTTTGTaggggtgcgtgtgtgtgagagttgGGAGACTTTGCCTAGGGCTCCTCTCTTGAGTCAAACCTCCGGCAATTCGAGCAGGGAACTTTGCATGTCTGTTTAGCAATTCATGGCTGGACTGCAGGGAACTGCTGAAGAGGGAAGAGCTTGTGGGTCCGTCACtcttttgatttgattaggccccaccacacacacacacaaacacacacacatattctgTGGCTggaataaatgtatgtaaattctgaaagcataaaatatggcattaaaatttaatgttCAACTCTAGGcacgcaacaaaaaaaacaacaaaaacaacaatgaagCAAAGAAATGGGAGAGCAACACAGTGAGGAGGCCGATGAAGACATTTTGCTGGGCCAAAAAATTGCTAGCTACTTGGTGTGTGCAAAATAACAGTGTGCTGCCTATTAAGTCGCTGACCACCGGCCAGCCCCCTCACTTATGGCCAAATGAATACCATTACCAATGTGAAAACTTGGCCTTATCAAACCCTGTTCATCTCGGGGACAGTGGACGCTGATTAACAGAGTCACATTAGCATATTTTTGCCCGGAGAGGGAGGTTTTCCTCTTCTTTTATAAATCACTTCATTGACGTTTTTTATGAGGCTTCGAATGTCGGCAGGAGGGTGTGGGAATAGGAGAATGGGGGGATGGAAAAACTtttcgaaaataaaacaagtcTGCGAGTCTGAGAGAAAAGTGTCTGAGCCTCAGGGCGGCATTTTGGGGGCACCACAACGAGTCCCATGGCCAAGATTGACGCGCCGCTTACGTGCTATGGAACCATTTGTCTTAGAGCCGCACTTTGCGTGTCTTAATTAGCGGCCCCACAGCCGGTTGCCCCATGCAGCAAAACCTCAAGAAACTTTCCCGACGCCCAAGTCAAGGCAGGAATTTATGTAGCCCAGATAAGAATTTCCCGATAAGACCATAGATCCACCATTGGCCTGTCTGTGCCTTGAAGTGTTGCACGAAAAGTATTGGCGAAGCGACATGCTAATGAACTCGGCCTTAAAGAAAACTCCTCCGAGTATAGCACAAAGgaaagtttttcttctttgtgtTGAAGCCAACTTAACGACCCGTTCGTGGCCATAGAATATTCGGGGAATCTGTGCCTGACTTAGACGGGAAAAGCTGGAAAGCAGAACAAATCTTTAGCAGCTTTTGCATTCCTAAAActcttttttggggtttatAGTCTATTGTTTT from Drosophila subobscura isolate 14011-0131.10 chromosome O, UCBerk_Dsub_1.0, whole genome shotgun sequence encodes:
- the LOC117899466 gene encoding nose resistant to fluoxetine protein 6-like, with amino-acid sequence MVNVIVTLFVCGLLIVSAAQLKDGDVPQDYQRLMELRSLGVEFAEHFRNATLSDLDLFHPRVPSQEDLLCLADMAQFMQALTAGKLWALKMIDAWGSIPSGLLYGNAFHLGNFDECVKISKEVTSSHRISGKYCFLIVPISSTSQSAALGSSTLRIGSCFPASCSAAHMDTFIGQLMQKLFNSSSTSIRISETSCQTNESKPWNGMQIFTVVLLGLMGSIVALCTMYDYFLCQDQNRVPVTVKIFSARASSRVVFRIVDSKSNPNIISCLDGIRCISLIWVIFSHEYIFSVFSPNINNLFVISWAVQPFSSFILHGFFSVDSFFFIGGLLVAMVALRSMERSNGKLNVPLMYLHRFIRIVPILAVAILVYMNLITLITDGPLASGEYTGKEACEKGWFWTLLFVQNYASNNICLGHSWYLAVDMQLYILSPLLLIALYKWGKKAAAGIVVLIVLVSCCLFATMMVNNFSMLMKNGMAGDASKKLYSATHTHSAPWLIGFVFGYFLHLNRGKKFQLSRIAVWSGWLLSLAMIFTSIFALYPAAQWSAPPLSTLEDSSYYTLTRVAWPLALCWIVFACMQGHGGLANSFLSSPLWQPLSRLSYSVYIWHMFIQEVNLRNLQTNSYLSDYNVMLKFWSDFGITLLISYVLYIIIEAPLAGFDSLLVPRPKTVSQTAAPMEPKVDLNDAPVQQEQSNDNETRKQDFPKAMEAEVPPFASV